From the genome of Bubalus bubalis isolate 160015118507 breed Murrah chromosome 2, NDDB_SH_1, whole genome shotgun sequence, one region includes:
- the TCEA3 gene encoding transcription elongation factor A protein 3 isoform X3, protein MGQEEELLRIAKKLEKMVARKKTTTRIGVAVNGVRKHCSNKEVVALAKVLIRNWKQLLDSPATPKGEKGEERVKAKKKEKGLDCSDWKPETSLSPPRKKRVEEPKDRRDSVDSKSSATSSPKRPSMERSNSSKSKAETPRTPSSPSSPTFAPSVCLLAPCYLTGDSVRDKCVEMLSAALKADDDYKDYGVNCDKMASEIEDHIYQELKSTDMKYRNRVRSRISNLKDPRNPGLRRNVLSGAISAGLIAKMTAEEMASDELRELRNAMTQEAIREHQMAKTGGTTTDLFQCSKCKKKNCTYNQVQTRSADEPMTTFVLCNECGNRWKFC, encoded by the exons ACCACCAGGATTGGAGTCGCCGTGAACGGGGTCCGCAAGCACTGCTCCAACAAGGAGGTGGTGGCCTTGGCCAAAGTCCTCATCAGGAACTGGAAGCAGCTGCTGG ATTCCCCAGCAACccccaaaggagaaaaaggagaggaaagagtaaaagccaagaagaaggaaaaagggcTTGACTGTTCGGATTGGAAGCCAGAGACAAGTCTTTCTCCACCAAGGAAAAAACGGGTGGAAGAGCCCAAAGACAG gaGAGACTCTGTGGACTCCAAGTCTTCAGCCACCTCCTCTCCAAAAAGACCATCGATGGAAAG ATCAAACAGCAGCAAATCAAAAGCGGAGACCCCCAGAACACCCAGCAGCCCCTCGAGCCCCACGTTTGCCCCCTCCGTCTGCCTCCTGGCGCCCTGCTATCTCACGGGGGACTCCGTCCGGGACAAGTGTGTGGAGATGTTGTCTGCGGCTCTGAAGGCGGATG ATGATTACAAGGACTATGGAGTCAACTGTGACAAGATGGCATCAGAAATTGAAGATC ATATCTACCAGGAGCTCAAGAGCACGGACATGAAGTACCGGAACCGCGTGCGCAGCCGCATCAGCAACCTCAAGGACCCCAGGAATCCCGGCCTGAGGCGGAACGTGCTCAGCGGGGCCATCTCCGCGGGGCTCATTGCCAAGATGACGGCGGAG GAAATGGCTAGTGATGAGCTGAGGGAACTGAGGAATGCCATGACCCAAGAGGCCATCCGTGAGCACCAGATGGCCAAGACCGGCGGCACCACCACCGACCTCTTCCAGTGCAGCAAGTGCAAGAAGAAGAACTGCACCTATAACCAG gTGCAGACACGCAGCGCTGATGAGCCCATGACGACCTTTGTCTTATGCAACGAGTGTGGCAATCGCTGGAAG TTCTGCTGA
- the TCEA3 gene encoding transcription elongation factor A protein 3 isoform X1, whose protein sequence is MGQEEELLRIAKKLEKMVARKKTPWISSSVKWEEEIVSFGKESCEGALDLLKKLDSWQMSIQLLQTTRIGVAVNGVRKHCSNKEVVALAKVLIRNWKQLLDSPATPKGEKGEERVKAKKKEKGLDCSDWKPETSLSPPRKKRVEEPKDRRDSVDSKSSATSSPKRPSMERSNSSKSKAETPRTPSSPSSPTFAPSVCLLAPCYLTGDSVRDKCVEMLSAALKADDDYKDYGVNCDKMASEIEDHIYQELKSTDMKYRNRVRSRISNLKDPRNPGLRRNVLSGAISAGLIAKMTAEEMASDELRELRNAMTQEAIREHQMAKTGGTTTDLFQCSKCKKKNCTYNQVQTRSADEPMTTFVLCNECGNRWKFC, encoded by the exons cCCTGgatttcttcttctgtgaaatgggaagaaGAAATAGTGTCCTTTGGCAAGGAGTCCTGT GAAGGGGCTCTGGACCTCCTGAAGAAGCTCGACAGCTGGCAGATGTCCATCCAGCTGCTCCAG ACCACCAGGATTGGAGTCGCCGTGAACGGGGTCCGCAAGCACTGCTCCAACAAGGAGGTGGTGGCCTTGGCCAAAGTCCTCATCAGGAACTGGAAGCAGCTGCTGG ATTCCCCAGCAACccccaaaggagaaaaaggagaggaaagagtaaaagccaagaagaaggaaaaagggcTTGACTGTTCGGATTGGAAGCCAGAGACAAGTCTTTCTCCACCAAGGAAAAAACGGGTGGAAGAGCCCAAAGACAG gaGAGACTCTGTGGACTCCAAGTCTTCAGCCACCTCCTCTCCAAAAAGACCATCGATGGAAAG ATCAAACAGCAGCAAATCAAAAGCGGAGACCCCCAGAACACCCAGCAGCCCCTCGAGCCCCACGTTTGCCCCCTCCGTCTGCCTCCTGGCGCCCTGCTATCTCACGGGGGACTCCGTCCGGGACAAGTGTGTGGAGATGTTGTCTGCGGCTCTGAAGGCGGATG ATGATTACAAGGACTATGGAGTCAACTGTGACAAGATGGCATCAGAAATTGAAGATC ATATCTACCAGGAGCTCAAGAGCACGGACATGAAGTACCGGAACCGCGTGCGCAGCCGCATCAGCAACCTCAAGGACCCCAGGAATCCCGGCCTGAGGCGGAACGTGCTCAGCGGGGCCATCTCCGCGGGGCTCATTGCCAAGATGACGGCGGAG GAAATGGCTAGTGATGAGCTGAGGGAACTGAGGAATGCCATGACCCAAGAGGCCATCCGTGAGCACCAGATGGCCAAGACCGGCGGCACCACCACCGACCTCTTCCAGTGCAGCAAGTGCAAGAAGAAGAACTGCACCTATAACCAG gTGCAGACACGCAGCGCTGATGAGCCCATGACGACCTTTGTCTTATGCAACGAGTGTGGCAATCGCTGGAAG TTCTGCTGA
- the TCEA3 gene encoding transcription elongation factor A protein 3 isoform X2 — translation MGQEEELLRIAKKLEKMVARKKTEGALDLLKKLDSWQMSIQLLQTTRIGVAVNGVRKHCSNKEVVALAKVLIRNWKQLLDSPATPKGEKGEERVKAKKKEKGLDCSDWKPETSLSPPRKKRVEEPKDRRDSVDSKSSATSSPKRPSMERSNSSKSKAETPRTPSSPSSPTFAPSVCLLAPCYLTGDSVRDKCVEMLSAALKADDDYKDYGVNCDKMASEIEDHIYQELKSTDMKYRNRVRSRISNLKDPRNPGLRRNVLSGAISAGLIAKMTAEEMASDELRELRNAMTQEAIREHQMAKTGGTTTDLFQCSKCKKKNCTYNQVQTRSADEPMTTFVLCNECGNRWKFC, via the exons GAAGGGGCTCTGGACCTCCTGAAGAAGCTCGACAGCTGGCAGATGTCCATCCAGCTGCTCCAG ACCACCAGGATTGGAGTCGCCGTGAACGGGGTCCGCAAGCACTGCTCCAACAAGGAGGTGGTGGCCTTGGCCAAAGTCCTCATCAGGAACTGGAAGCAGCTGCTGG ATTCCCCAGCAACccccaaaggagaaaaaggagaggaaagagtaaaagccaagaagaaggaaaaagggcTTGACTGTTCGGATTGGAAGCCAGAGACAAGTCTTTCTCCACCAAGGAAAAAACGGGTGGAAGAGCCCAAAGACAG gaGAGACTCTGTGGACTCCAAGTCTTCAGCCACCTCCTCTCCAAAAAGACCATCGATGGAAAG ATCAAACAGCAGCAAATCAAAAGCGGAGACCCCCAGAACACCCAGCAGCCCCTCGAGCCCCACGTTTGCCCCCTCCGTCTGCCTCCTGGCGCCCTGCTATCTCACGGGGGACTCCGTCCGGGACAAGTGTGTGGAGATGTTGTCTGCGGCTCTGAAGGCGGATG ATGATTACAAGGACTATGGAGTCAACTGTGACAAGATGGCATCAGAAATTGAAGATC ATATCTACCAGGAGCTCAAGAGCACGGACATGAAGTACCGGAACCGCGTGCGCAGCCGCATCAGCAACCTCAAGGACCCCAGGAATCCCGGCCTGAGGCGGAACGTGCTCAGCGGGGCCATCTCCGCGGGGCTCATTGCCAAGATGACGGCGGAG GAAATGGCTAGTGATGAGCTGAGGGAACTGAGGAATGCCATGACCCAAGAGGCCATCCGTGAGCACCAGATGGCCAAGACCGGCGGCACCACCACCGACCTCTTCCAGTGCAGCAAGTGCAAGAAGAAGAACTGCACCTATAACCAG gTGCAGACACGCAGCGCTGATGAGCCCATGACGACCTTTGTCTTATGCAACGAGTGTGGCAATCGCTGGAAG TTCTGCTGA